GAAATCATGCTTTTGTATTGACAAATGTTTGATAAGATCTTCATAGTCATACCTTTGCTTTGCTCATTACAGAGAACAATCATTTAGAGGGAGTTTCTGCTTACCCTCTCAGTGGTTATCGTTCAGTGAATCTGTTGTGGTCAGGGTTTATGACTTTGTTTGGTTAGCGAAACCGTTGTCAAGGATCTCGAAAATCTAAAACTGATCAAATGATTGAAAGAGTAGCACATAATTTTTCGGGATTATTACTAAATTATTGTTATGTTTGGATTTCCCTTTCAGGAGAAGAAAGCATGAAGAAAAACTAAGTTTAAGTTATACATAAACTATCTCTAGTGGATGAAATTCAATTCATTTgttcatcttattttattttttataagatgaCAGGAGGTTATGAAAAAGTTTGTCCAAACAGTATATAAACAACTCATCATTTTGCTAGCCACCAATAACAGACTTGGTGGTCTCATAGAACTGTTACACTGCACTCCCTGATGTAGTGAATGATTGCTGacctttgtttcttctttcctGTGAGTAGAATAACTGTGTGAGTAGAATAACTGTATGATGCCATGGGATGTTATTGAATAAGTAGAAGGAGGGCTCATGGTCATTAGTCTTTTTCTGAGAAACCACCTTACTTTCACATCTTACTTTGGCgggttttaatattaaataaatatttgcattttaCATTCATGGTTATTATATTTCTGTTGTGTTGAAGTCATCTTACAATTTGTAATGACAAATCAGAAGTAGCACCGGTATTGTATGGCTTCCTTCAGAGCATTTTGGAACAGTCCAATGGGTCCCAAAACTACTCACTTTTGGGGACCTGTTGCCAACTGGGGATTTGTGGCAGCTGTGAGTTTCTATCATGATCATATGTTTATATTGTTAGAAGTTCATTTATTCACTCGACTAGTTATTTGTAATACATTGGTCTTAATCTTTGAATTGTAAACTAATCTTTGTTAAAAGGGATTGGCTGACATGAAGAAACCTCCAGAAATGATCTCTGGCAACATGACAGGAGGTTTATCTATCATCTCTGTCCCACAAAATGTTGAAACCTTTTCCCAGTTGGTTGCTTATTGCATCTATTGTTTCTTGTTGATGCTGCAGCAATGTGTATCTATTCAGCATTGTTCATGAGATTTGCATGGATGGTACAGCCACGCAATTATCTACTTTTTGCTTGTCATGCCTCGAATGAGACTGTTCAACTTTATCAATTCTCTCGATGGGCAAGGGCAGAGGGGTAAGCAGCTTGCATATTAGCGAAACTAAATTactatgtttttattctattctattATTTGCTGCCCTCTGCAATCACAAATGCTATTTTAACTTGTATTTGTTATGCATTCCTCTTGTATTTTTTTAGCTCGTCACCAGGGGTGTGGTGTTTGAAAAAGCTTCTTCAATTAACAAGCTCTACTAGGAAATTAGGCCTAATATTAATCGGCCATACTTTGTGcaatgaaaatatttgaaaatggcCATGCTCttgatttattatgatttattacGACTTCAATCTCTACTTGAATAGTGTGAGACCTAGAAATACTCTGACCTATGAAGCTCGGACACACTTCACAAATGGTGTGTCCTTGTGTTCGATAGGTATGAACACCCTGCATACGACACTTTTATGACACGTACCAGCGAACTGTCCACTTCAAACTCCAATGGcaaaacaataattttcttaaaatacatAGACTTGTAAATTTATTGCATAAATTTCTATTATGATTatagaaataaagaacaaatatCATATGATTACCGAATCCATGTTACATTGACGTTGATACACATCACCAGTATTTCTTACTACACAGAGCTCGTGTATTTTAGTGGGAGTCGCGTAAGTTTTATCTAATCCTAATGTAAGAAGAGTGTGATTAAGAATATATCTTTCTCTGTAATTGTTTTTGCAATATGGGGTGCTCCTTTTCGCAATATTTGAAGCAttgtcatatatttatttttagttcaatGGAGTGCTGGATATACTGTTTACTGATAAAGTTCGCATTTTCTTTTTAAGGCATCTGTCTGATAAGAAGGAGGAAACTTCATCTCAGTAACATGATGATAACGCTTTCCTCGGTGTAGTGATTTAAAAGATTTTGCATTTGAACTCGTCGACGTTTGAATAAGTGACCAGTGGTGGTAAGAAGGGCCTTGTGGAAACTGCTAAGGATTCAGGCCTAGTTAAGCAGAAGTCTAAATTATTTGAAGGCATGGGTGGGTTTTATATGTCCAACATATTGACTGACCCatgattttttaatcttaaagcATAAACAGATTTGTCTATTTCtgaaattcatttcaatttcaaactaCTAACTTAAAATTGAGTGTTGAGGATTGTACTGTGACTATTTCTTTCGTTAATGTtcttaagataaaaataatttcatataaaaattaagtttaatttataaattaactttgaaTAATTCAATATAAGAACTTTTATTAATTCTGATTCAGGTTTAGCAAGAAAATCATGTCACTTcatcaaataaatatgaaaattttggtTTAGTTGTTGGAGTTGGAAAATCAGGTGTCAAAGAATGAGAGAatagagagaaaggaaaagtgGTCAATAATTGTACCTTTCCCTTATAAAAGATTAAGCCATGAGTGATAAACCAAACGGATCCTATTTCCATAATTGTAGTGATACTTTGTTGCAGTTGGAGTAAGGGATGGTGGATGTTTCTTTTGAAATGGCATCTACAACTTCACCTCAAAAAAAGGACACTGTCATGTTGCTGAGACAATGTGTCTGCACCATTCTCTATTTTCTTGCTTTTGTATTCACTCTAAAAGTCCATTGTCGTTGTTAAATTATCTTTCTAAGACTAATTTTTAGTTGCTTgacaatttaaatgtaaatatcattttgaatttatattattagtattagtatattttaatgaaattttagtATTAATGCGTGTCGGGTTTTAagcattttaatttatattatattactgAAAAAGAGTCAAGCCTAACTATGATTATAAAAAGAGtctaatgataattattttatagtatCAATAGATAATAAATcgtaatatttatcatttttagatattttatttctataagaTTTAATAACGATTATATACGCCATCTTTTTATCGAAAGAAGGttcaaaaaattctttaaattatcgatgtattttgaaaaggctaaaattaataattcgTAATTGGAcgtatgataaaataaatatcttgcacacgttttatttatttatttatttatttttacaggtatggttaaatatctttttagctatgtttgatagaaaaaaaaaagagaga
This genomic interval from Vigna radiata var. radiata cultivar VC1973A chromosome 8, Vradiata_ver6, whole genome shotgun sequence contains the following:
- the LOC106771059 gene encoding mitochondrial pyruvate carrier 1 isoform X2, which gives rise to MASFRAFWNSPMGPKTTHFWGPVANWGFVAAGLADMKKPPEMISGNMTGAMCIYSALFMRFAWMVQPRNYLLFACHASNETVQLYQFSRWARAEGHLSDKKEETSSQ
- the LOC106771059 gene encoding mitochondrial pyruvate carrier 1 isoform X1, translating into MASFRAFWNSPMGPKTTHFWGPVANWGFVAAGLADMKKPPEMISGNMTGAMCIYSALFMRFAWMVQPRNYLLFACHASNETVQLYQFSRWARAEGSSPGVWCLKKLLQLTSSTRKLGLILIGHTLCNENI